In Bacteroides coprosuis DSM 18011, the following are encoded in one genomic region:
- a CDS encoding Ribonuclease 3 (COGs: COG0571 dsRNA-specific ribonuclease~HAMAP: Ribonuclease III, bacterial~InterPro IPR011907:IPR000999:IPR001159~KEGG: bth:BT_3357 ribonuclease III~PFAM: Ribonuclease III; Double-stranded RNA-binding~PRIAM: Ribonuclease III~SMART: Ribonuclease III; Double-stranded RNA-binding~SPTR: Ribonuclease 3;~TIGRFAM: Ribonuclease III, bacterial~IMG reference gene:2504106044~PFAM: RNase3 domain; Double-stranded RNA binding motif~TIGRFAM: ribonuclease III, bacterial) produces MLRKIINKIRLLFSKEKKSYLLFYQMLGFVPNDLRYYQQALIHKSSTKVSKDGYYQNNERLEFLGDAVLDAVVADLLFHYFDEKKEGFLTNTRSKIVQRETLNKLAVEIGLDKHIIFSTKSSSHNNYMFGNAFEALIGAIYLDQGYKKCKAFIEQRIIDQFLDLDRLAQTELNFKSKLIEWGQKNKYKITFELIEEFQDEQSNPVFQTEVLVEGISGGRGVGYSKKESQQNASEKTLDKINSSDGFMDLVLRAKEETDNKEIETPSDNSEEASTIS; encoded by the coding sequence GTGTTACGTAAAATTATAAATAAGATAAGACTTTTATTTTCGAAAGAGAAAAAGTCTTATCTTTTATTTTATCAAATGTTGGGATTTGTACCCAATGATTTGAGATATTATCAACAGGCCTTAATACATAAATCTTCTACGAAGGTTTCTAAAGATGGTTATTACCAAAATAACGAACGATTAGAATTTTTAGGAGATGCTGTATTGGATGCTGTTGTAGCAGACTTATTATTTCATTATTTTGATGAAAAGAAGGAGGGTTTCTTAACAAATACCCGTTCTAAAATAGTTCAAAGAGAGACCTTAAATAAGTTGGCTGTCGAGATAGGATTAGATAAACATATTATCTTTTCTACTAAATCATCTTCCCATAATAATTATATGTTTGGTAATGCTTTTGAGGCGTTAATAGGTGCTATATACCTAGATCAAGGATATAAAAAATGCAAAGCATTCATAGAACAAAGAATTATTGATCAATTCCTTGATTTAGATAGATTAGCTCAAACAGAACTTAATTTTAAATCTAAACTAATTGAGTGGGGACAGAAAAATAAATACAAAATTACATTTGAACTGATAGAAGAATTTCAAGATGAACAATCTAATCCTGTATTCCAAACTGAAGTGTTAGTTGAAGGAATATCTGGAGGTAGAGGAGTAGGGTACTCCAAAAAAGAATCCCAGCAAAATGCATCTGAAAAGACTTTAGATAAAATCAACTCTTCCGATGGTTTTATGGATTTAGTATTAAGGGCAAAGGAAGAAACTGATAATAAGGAAATAGAAACTCCATCAGATAATTCTGAAGAAGCTTCTACTATTTCTTAA
- a CDS encoding cysteinyl-tRNA synthetase (COGs: COG0215 Cysteinyl-tRNA synthetase~InterPro IPR015273:IPR015803~KEGG: bfs:BF0161 cysteinyl-tRNA synthetase~PFAM: Cysteinyl-tRNA synthetase, class Ia; Cysteinyl-tRNA synthetase, class Ia, DALR~PRIAM: Cysteine--tRNA ligase~SMART: Cysteinyl-tRNA synthetase, class Ia, DALR~SPTR: Cysteinyl-tRNA synthetase;~TIGRFAM: Cysteinyl-tRNA synthetase, class Ia~IMG reference gene:2504106041~PFAM: tRNA synthetases class I (C) catalytic domain; DALR domain~TIGRFAM: cysteinyl-tRNA synthetase) yields the protein MDHQLTIYNTLSRKKELFVPLHAPHVGLYVCGPTVYGDAHLGHARPAITFDILFRYLTHLGYKVRYVRNITDVGHLEHDADEGEDKIAKKARLEELEPMEVVQYYLNRYHKDMEELNVLPPSIEPHASGHIIEQIQLVKEILKNGYAYESQGSVYFDVAKYDKKYHYGKLSGRNLDDVLNTTRDLDGQSEKRNPADFALWKAAQPEHIMRWPSPWSDGFPGWHCECTAMGRKYLGNHFDIHGGGMDLIFPHHECEIAQSVASQGNDMVHYWMHNNMITVNGTKMGKSLGNFITLEQFFDGSHELLLQAYSPMTIRFFILQAHYRSTVDFSNEALIASEKGLERLFDAVHRLDALKVSKTSDVDVKGLKAKCIEAMNDDLNTPIVISHLFDGAKIINNIFAGNNTISAEDLEELKDTFNLFLFDILGMKTENSSSGDREAAYSKVVDMLLEQRLIAKQNKDWATSDQIRDELTSLGFEIKDTKEGSEWKLNK from the coding sequence ATGGATCATCAACTAACGATATACAATACATTAAGTAGAAAGAAAGAACTTTTCGTACCCTTACATGCTCCTCATGTAGGTTTATATGTTTGTGGTCCTACTGTTTATGGTGATGCCCATTTAGGACATGCACGTCCTGCTATTACATTTGATATTTTATTTCGTTACTTAACTCATTTAGGATATAAAGTACGTTATGTGCGTAATATAACAGATGTAGGTCATTTGGAACACGATGCTGATGAAGGTGAAGATAAAATAGCTAAAAAAGCACGTTTAGAGGAGCTAGAACCTATGGAAGTTGTACAATATTATTTAAATCGCTACCATAAAGATATGGAAGAATTAAATGTATTGCCTCCTAGTATTGAGCCTCATGCATCTGGACATATTATAGAGCAAATCCAATTAGTAAAAGAGATTTTAAAAAATGGATATGCATATGAAAGTCAAGGATCTGTCTATTTTGATGTTGCTAAATATGACAAAAAATATCATTATGGTAAGTTGTCAGGAAGAAATTTAGATGATGTATTAAATACAACTCGTGATCTTGACGGTCAATCCGAAAAGAGAAATCCTGCTGATTTCGCTTTATGGAAAGCTGCTCAGCCTGAACATATTATGCGTTGGCCTTCTCCTTGGAGTGATGGTTTCCCTGGATGGCACTGTGAGTGTACAGCAATGGGACGTAAGTATTTAGGAAATCACTTTGATATTCATGGAGGTGGTATGGACTTGATTTTCCCACACCACGAATGCGAAATAGCTCAATCTGTTGCTTCACAAGGTAATGATATGGTGCATTATTGGATGCATAACAATATGATTACAGTTAATGGAACAAAGATGGGTAAATCTTTAGGTAATTTCATTACTCTAGAACAATTCTTCGATGGTTCTCACGAGCTTTTATTACAAGCTTATAGTCCAATGACTATTCGTTTCTTTATTTTGCAAGCTCATTACCGCAGTACTGTAGATTTTAGTAATGAAGCCCTTATTGCTTCAGAGAAAGGTTTAGAGAGATTATTTGACGCCGTACATAGATTGGATGCCTTGAAGGTTTCTAAAACGTCTGACGTTGACGTAAAAGGCTTAAAAGCTAAATGTATTGAAGCTATGAATGATGATTTAAATACTCCAATAGTTATTTCTCATTTATTTGATGGTGCTAAAATTATCAATAACATATTTGCAGGTAACAATACTATTTCTGCTGAAGACTTGGAAGAATTAAAAGATACATTTAATTTATTTTTATTTGATATTTTAGGAATGAAAACCGAGAATTCTTCATCTGGCGATAGGGAAGCAGCTTATAGTAAAGTTGTGGATATGTTACTAGAGCAACGTCTTATAGCTAAACAAAACA
- a CDS encoding Acyl carrier protein (COGs: COG0236 Acyl carrier protein~HAMAP: Acyl carrier protein (ACP)~InterPro IPR003231:IPR006163~KEGG: bvu:BVU_1051 acyl carrier protein~PFAM: Phosphopantetheine-binding~SPTR: Acyl carrier protein;~TIGRFAM: Acyl carrier protein (ACP)~IMG reference gene:2504106046~PFAM: Phosphopantetheine attachment site~TIGRFAM: acyl carrier protein), giving the protein MSEIASRVKAIIVDKLGVEESEVTIEASFTGDLGADSLDTVELIMEFEKEFNISIPDDQAEKITTVGDAVSYIEENAK; this is encoded by the coding sequence ATGTCTGAAATTGCATCAAGAGTAAAAGCGATAATCGTCGACAAATTAGGCGTAGAAGAATCAGAAGTTACTATAGAAGCAAGCTTCACAGGTGATCTAGGTGCTGATTCTCTTGACACTGTTGAACTTATCATGGAATTTGAAAAAGAATTCAATATCTCTATTCCTGATGACCAAGCAGAAAAGATCACTACTGTAGGTGATGCTGTATCATACATTGAAGAGAACGCTAAGTAA
- a CDS encoding GH3 auxin-responsive promoter (InterPro IPR004993~KEGG: bfs:BF0175 putative plant auxin-regulated protein~PFAM: GH3 auxin-responsive promoter~SPTR: Putative auxin-regulated protein;~IMG reference gene:2504106042~PFAM: GH3 auxin-responsive promoter), with translation MNITKIISKVFSTRLKEIELYTTQAGEIQFKVFRHLLKKAENTEWGKMYDYKSIKSYEDFKSRVPLQTYEEIKPYVSRLRAGEQNLLWPSEIRWFAKSSGTTNDKSKFLPVSKESLKDIHYLGGQDVVTMYLANNPSSKFFSGKGLILGGSHSPNLNSNKSLVGDLSAILIENINPLVNLVRVPTKKVALMDEWEAKIEAIANGTINKNVTNLSGVPSWMLVLIKHILEKTGKESLEEVWPNLEVFFHGGVAFTPYREQYSQVIKSDKMHYMETYNASEGYFGTQNDFADPAMLLMIDYGIFYEFIPLEDVGKENPRVLCLPEVELDKNYALVISTSSGLWRYMIGDTIKFTNNRPYKFVITGRTKHFINAFGEELIVDNAEKGLAKACAETGAQVLEYSAAPVFMDHNAKCRHQWVIEFAKMPDSVERFASILDSTLKHLNSDYEAKRWKDIALQPLEIIVARKDLFHDWMAEKGKLGGQHKVPRLSNNRAYIESMIALNK, from the coding sequence ATGAATATTACTAAAATAATAAGTAAAGTATTTAGTACGAGGCTAAAGGAGATTGAGTTATATACTACTCAAGCTGGTGAAATACAATTTAAAGTATTTAGACATCTTCTTAAAAAGGCTGAAAATACCGAGTGGGGTAAAATGTATGATTATAAATCGATTAAAAGTTATGAAGACTTTAAATCGAGGGTTCCATTACAAACCTACGAAGAAATTAAGCCTTATGTCAGTCGCTTGAGAGCAGGTGAGCAAAATTTATTATGGCCATCAGAAATACGTTGGTTTGCTAAGTCGTCTGGTACTACAAACGATAAGAGTAAGTTTTTACCTGTCAGTAAAGAGTCTTTAAAGGATATCCATTATTTAGGTGGTCAGGATGTAGTAACTATGTATTTAGCGAATAATCCGAGTAGTAAATTCTTTTCTGGAAAAGGTCTTATTCTAGGTGGAAGTCATAGCCCTAATTTAAACTCAAATAAGAGCTTAGTGGGAGATTTATCTGCTATTTTAATTGAAAATATTAATCCTCTAGTCAATCTCGTTCGTGTACCTACAAAAAAGGTAGCATTGATGGATGAATGGGAGGCTAAAATAGAGGCTATAGCCAATGGTACGATTAATAAGAATGTAACTAACTTATCGGGTGTACCTTCTTGGATGCTTGTACTTATAAAGCATATACTCGAAAAGACGGGTAAAGAATCTCTTGAAGAAGTTTGGCCTAATTTGGAGGTTTTTTTCCATGGAGGAGTAGCTTTTACACCTTATCGAGAACAATACAGTCAAGTCATAAAATCTGATAAAATGCATTATATGGAAACGTATAATGCTTCTGAAGGTTATTTTGGAACACAAAATGATTTTGCTGATCCAGCAATGTTATTGATGATCGACTATGGAATATTCTATGAATTTATTCCTTTAGAAGATGTTGGAAAAGAAAATCCTAGAGTTCTTTGTTTGCCGGAGGTTGAATTAGATAAAAATTATGCTTTGGTTATCTCTACATCTTCAGGTCTTTGGAGATATATGATTGGTGACACAATTAAATTTACCAACAATCGACCTTATAAATTTGTTATTACAGGCAGAACAAAGCATTTTATCAATGCTTTTGGTGAAGAGCTTATTGTAGATAATGCTGAAAAAGGATTAGCGAAAGCTTGTGCTGAAACAGGAGCTCAAGTTCTTGAATATTCTGCTGCACCAGTTTTTATGGATCATAATGCTAAGTGTCGTCACCAATGGGTCATTGAGTTTGCTAAAATGCCCGATTCAGTAGAAAGATTTGCTTCTATTTTAGATAGTACACTTAAGCATTTAAATTCTGATTATGAAGCAAAACGATGGAAAGACATTGCACTTCAACCTCTTGAAATAATAGTTGCTCGTAAGGATTTATTCCATGATTGGATGGCCGAGAAAGGCAAATTAGGAGGTCAGCATAAAGTTCCCCGTTTAAGTAATAACCGTGCTTATATTGAAAGCATGATAGCATTGAATAAATAA
- a CDS encoding 6-phosphofructokinase (COGs: COG0205 6-phosphofructokinase~HAMAP: Phosphofructokinase~InterPro IPR022953:IPR000023~KEGG: bfs:BF0176 6-phosphofructokinase~PFAM: Phosphofructokinase domain~PRIAM: 6-phosphofructokinase~SPTR: 6-phosphofructokinase 2;~IMG reference gene:2504106043~PFAM: Phosphofructokinase): MKIGILTSGGDCPGINATIRGVCKTAINNYDMDIIGIHSGFEGLITKDVEELTEKSMSGLLYYGGTILGTSREKAFMRKKLDINHDKPSIIKQNIEDLGIECLVCIGGNRTQTFAHQLSEMNIPIVTIPKTIDNDIFGTDYCFGFDSAVSIATDAIDRLHSTASSHKRVMVIEVMGDKAGWIALHAGMAGGGDIILIPEMQYNIHNIGDTIIQRLKQGKPYSIIVVAEGIETRGRKRAANFIAEEIEYETGFETRETVLGYVQRGGSPTPFDRNLATRMGGYATELIANKSFGRMVALKGDKVTSLPLNEVINKTKFIPLDHELIVQGKRMGVCFG, encoded by the coding sequence ATGAAAATAGGTATTTTAACATCTGGAGGCGACTGCCCCGGTATTAACGCAACAATACGTGGGGTATGTAAAACAGCTATTAACAACTATGATATGGATATAATAGGAATCCATAGTGGTTTTGAGGGTTTAATAACAAAAGATGTTGAAGAACTGACAGAAAAATCAATGTCGGGTCTACTTTATTATGGCGGAACTATACTTGGTACATCTAGAGAAAAAGCTTTTATGAGAAAAAAATTAGATATAAATCATGATAAACCTTCGATTATAAAGCAAAATATAGAAGATTTAGGAATAGAATGTCTGGTTTGTATTGGAGGAAATAGAACACAAACTTTTGCTCATCAGCTAAGTGAAATGAACATACCTATTGTTACTATTCCAAAAACAATAGATAATGATATTTTTGGTACTGATTATTGTTTTGGATTTGATTCAGCTGTAAGTATAGCTACTGATGCCATTGATAGGCTACATTCTACAGCAAGCTCTCATAAAAGAGTTATGGTCATTGAAGTTATGGGTGATAAAGCAGGATGGATAGCTTTACATGCGGGTATGGCAGGAGGTGGAGACATAATTCTTATTCCTGAAATGCAATACAATATTCATAACATAGGAGATACTATTATTCAACGTTTAAAACAAGGAAAACCCTACTCTATAATTGTAGTTGCAGAGGGTATTGAAACAAGAGGTAGAAAACGAGCAGCTAACTTTATAGCCGAAGAAATAGAGTATGAAACAGGCTTTGAGACAAGGGAAACTGTCTTAGGCTACGTTCAAAGAGGTGGTTCCCCTACTCCTTTTGATAGAAACCTCGCTACAAGAATGGGTGGATATGCCACTGAACTCATTGCTAATAAATCTTTTGGAAGAATGGTTGCTCTCAAAGGAGATAAAGTTACCTCTCTACCACTCAATGAGGTGATAAATAAGACTAAATTTATACCCTTAGATCATGAATTAATTGTTCAAGGAAAACGTATGGGGGTATGTTTTGGATAA
- a CDS encoding 3-oxoacyl-(acyl-carrier-protein) synthase 2 (COGs: COG0304 3-oxoacyl-(acyl-carrier-protein) synthase~InterPro IPR020841:IPR014030:IPR014031:IPR017568~KEGG: bth:BT_3358 3-oxoacyl-[acyl-carrier-protein] synthase II~PFAM: Beta-ketoacyl synthase, N-terminal; Beta-ketoacyl synthase, C-terminal~PRIAM: Beta-ketoacyl-acyl-carrier-protein synthase II~SMART: Polyketide synthase, beta-ketoacyl synthase domain~SPTR: Putative uncharacterized protein;~TIGRFAM: 3-oxoacyl-[acyl-carrier-protein] synthase 2~IMG reference gene:2504106045~PFAM: Beta-ketoacyl synthase, N-terminal domain; Beta-ketoacyl synthase, C-terminal domain~TIGRFAM: beta-ketoacyl-acyl-carrier-protein synthase II), whose amino-acid sequence MELKRVVVTGLGAITPIGNTVSEFWENAVNGVSGAGPITHFDASLFKTQFACEVKDFDVNKHIDRKVARRMDLYCQYGVAVAKEAVEDAGFDLEKEDLNKIGVVFGAGIGGINTFEEEVGYYYQNKENGPKFNPFFIPKMISDIAAGQISIMYGFHGPNYSTCSACATSTNAIADAFNLIRLGKANAIVSGGSEAAIAAAGVGGFNSMNALSTRNDDPTTASRPFSASRDGFVMGEGGGCLILEELEHAKARGAKIYAEVAGMGLSADAYHLTASHPEGLGAKLVMISALEDAQMKPEDIDYINVHGTSTPVGDVSEVKAIQEVFGEHAYNLNISSTKSMTGHLLGAAGAIESIAGILAMRDGIVPPTINFTEGDEDSEIDYKLNFTFNKAQKREVNVFLSNTFGFGGHNACLIFKKYVD is encoded by the coding sequence ATGGAATTAAAAAGAGTTGTAGTAACAGGTCTCGGTGCCATTACTCCTATTGGTAATACGGTTTCTGAATTTTGGGAAAACGCTGTCAATGGGGTTAGTGGAGCTGGGCCTATTACTCATTTCGATGCGTCTCTATTTAAAACACAATTTGCATGCGAAGTAAAAGACTTTGATGTAAATAAGCATATAGACCGAAAGGTTGCTAGGCGAATGGATCTATACTGTCAGTATGGTGTCGCTGTGGCTAAAGAAGCTGTAGAAGATGCAGGCTTCGACTTGGAAAAGGAAGATTTAAATAAAATCGGAGTTGTATTTGGTGCCGGAATTGGTGGTATCAATACCTTTGAAGAAGAAGTAGGTTACTATTATCAAAATAAAGAGAATGGTCCTAAGTTTAATCCTTTCTTTATTCCAAAAATGATATCTGATATTGCTGCAGGGCAGATATCTATAATGTATGGATTTCACGGTCCAAACTACTCAACCTGTTCAGCATGTGCTACTTCAACCAATGCAATTGCTGATGCATTTAATCTAATTCGCTTAGGTAAAGCCAATGCTATTGTTTCTGGAGGTTCTGAAGCAGCTATTGCAGCCGCTGGTGTTGGCGGTTTTAACTCTATGAATGCTTTATCAACTCGCAATGATGATCCTACTACTGCTTCACGTCCATTTAGTGCAAGCCGTGATGGTTTCGTTATGGGTGAAGGTGGTGGATGTTTAATTCTAGAGGAATTAGAGCACGCAAAAGCTCGTGGAGCTAAAATTTACGCAGAAGTTGCAGGTATGGGTTTATCTGCTGATGCTTACCATTTAACTGCATCTCATCCTGAAGGTTTAGGTGCTAAGTTGGTAATGATAAGTGCATTAGAAGATGCTCAAATGAAACCTGAGGATATAGACTATATTAATGTTCATGGGACATCAACACCAGTTGGTGATGTTTCAGAAGTAAAAGCAATTCAAGAAGTTTTTGGAGAGCATGCTTACAATCTTAATATTAGTTCTACAAAATCTATGACTGGTCACCTTCTTGGTGCTGCTGGTGCAATAGAATCAATTGCTGGTATATTAGCTATGCGCGATGGTATTGTTCCTCCAACTATTAACTTTACTGAAGGAGATGAAGATAGTGAAATAGATTATAAATTAAATTTCACATTCAATAAAGCTCAAAAACGTGAAGTAAATGTGTTCTTATCCAATACATTTGGTTTTGGTGGTCACAATGCATGTTTGATTTTTAAGAAATACGTTGACTAA
- a CDS encoding Erythronate-4-phosphate dehydrogenase (COGs: COG0111 Phosphoglycerate dehydrogenase and related dehydrogenase~HAMAP: Erythronate-4-phosphate dehydrogenase~InterPro IPR020921:IPR006139:IPR006140~KEGG: bth:BT_3361 erythronate-4-phosphate dehydrogenase~PFAM: D-isomer specific 2-hydroxyacid dehydrogenase, NAD-binding; D-isomer specific 2-hydroxyacid dehydrogenase, catalytic domain~PRIAM: 4-phosphoerythronate dehydrogenase~SPTR: Erythronate-4-phosphate dehydrogenase;~IMG reference gene:2504106048~PFAM: D-isomer specific 2-hydroxyacid dehydrogenase, NAD binding domain; Domain of unknown function (DUF3410); D-isomer specific 2-hydroxyacid dehydrogenase, catalytic domain) — MKILVDNKIPYIHDAICLLTDDVVYLPATEFTSSNVKDADVLIVRTRIKCNKELLEGSKVKFIATATIGFDHIDTEYCKEKGIVWKNAPGCNANSVRQYIQSSFILLEKEYFGSLKGLTLGIVGVGHVGSKIAELAEEFGLNVLLNDPLRCDNEKDFDHHQLIELAELADIITFHVPLSREGKYPTYHLGNDFFFRSLKKKPIIINSSRGEVIDTSSLKKYLDCHVVSQAIIDVWENEPHIDFDLLEKVFLGTPHIAGYSADGKAKATEMSLNAISDYYKLDVNIKIEPPTPSDTQIIAKDKKEALLKIYDPRIDSHNLKSDITQFEYLRSHYGLRREPSAFTIDIQK, encoded by the coding sequence ATGAAAATATTAGTCGATAATAAAATACCTTATATTCATGATGCTATCTGTTTATTAACAGATGATGTTGTTTACTTACCTGCTACTGAATTCACATCAAGTAATGTAAAGGATGCTGATGTACTTATTGTTCGTACACGAATTAAATGCAATAAAGAGTTATTGGAAGGAAGTAAGGTTAAATTTATTGCTACGGCTACTATAGGTTTTGATCATATTGATACTGAGTATTGTAAGGAAAAAGGTATTGTTTGGAAAAATGCTCCTGGATGCAATGCTAATTCAGTTCGCCAATATATCCAGAGTTCTTTTATCTTATTAGAAAAAGAATATTTTGGATCACTTAAAGGTTTAACTTTAGGAATTGTTGGTGTAGGTCATGTAGGAAGTAAAATAGCTGAACTAGCTGAAGAATTTGGATTAAATGTATTATTGAATGACCCCTTGCGCTGTGATAATGAAAAAGATTTTGATCATCATCAATTGATCGAGTTAGCCGAATTGGCTGATATAATTACTTTTCATGTTCCTTTATCTAGAGAAGGAAAATATCCTACCTATCATTTGGGTAATGATTTTTTTTTTAGATCATTGAAGAAAAAACCTATTATTATAAATAGTTCTCGCGGTGAAGTTATTGATACCTCCTCTTTGAAAAAATATTTAGATTGTCATGTAGTAAGTCAGGCAATTATAGATGTTTGGGAAAACGAGCCACATATCGATTTTGATCTTTTAGAAAAAGTATTTTTAGGTACCCCACATATTGCAGGATATTCAGCAGATGGTAAAGCAAAGGCTACTGAAATGTCTTTAAATGCTATTTCAGATTATTATAAATTAGATGTAAATATAAAAATAGAGCCCCCTACTCCTTCAGACACGCAGATTATTGCTAAGGATAAAAAAGAAGCTCTATTAAAAATTTATGATCCCCGCATTGATAGTCATAACTTAAAATCAGATATTACTCAATTTGAATATTTGCGAAGTCATTATGGGTTAAGAAGAGAACCTTCAGCTTTTACTATTGATATCCAAAAGTAA
- a CDS encoding phosphoribosylglycinamide formyltransferase (COGs: COG0299 Folate-dependent phosphoribosylglycinamide formyltransferase PurN~InterPro IPR002376:IPR004607~KEGG: bth:BT_3360 phosphoribosylglycinamide formyltransferase~PFAM: Formyl transferase, N-terminal~PRIAM: Phosphoribosylglycinamide formyltransferase~SPTR: Putative phosphoribosylglycinamide formyltransferase;~TIGRFAM: Phosphoribosylglycinamide formyltransferase~IMG reference gene:2504106047~PFAM: Formyl transferase~TIGRFAM: phosphoribosylglycinamide formyltransferase, formyltetrahydrofolate-dependent): MVKNIAIFASGSGTNAENIANYFRNKLGFSIKLIVTNKSDAFVIERAKRLNIDSAYISKQDWNNQEQVITLLDKYQIDFIVLAGFLLKIPKYLLDKYPGRIINIHPALLPKYGGKGMYGDKVHQAVVEAGEVESGITIHYCNEHYDEGNIIFQAKCQILPTDSYKDVAKKVHELEYIHFPNTIEKLLLDINSKS, from the coding sequence ATGGTTAAAAATATTGCAATTTTTGCTTCTGGATCTGGAACAAATGCTGAAAATATAGCTAATTATTTTAGAAATAAGCTAGGATTTTCCATAAAATTAATTGTTACCAATAAGAGTGATGCTTTTGTTATTGAGAGAGCTAAACGTTTAAATATAGATTCGGCATACATAAGCAAACAAGACTGGAATAATCAGGAACAAGTAATTACGCTATTAGATAAGTATCAAATCGATTTTATTGTCTTAGCTGGATTCTTACTAAAGATTCCTAAATACTTATTGGATAAATATCCTGGAAGAATAATAAATATACACCCTGCTTTATTACCTAAATACGGAGGAAAAGGTATGTATGGAGACAAAGTACATCAAGCAGTAGTTGAAGCAGGAGAAGTAGAGAGTGGCATTACGATTCACTACTGTAATGAACATTATGACGAAGGGAATATAATATTTCAAGCTAAATGCCAAATACTACCTACAGACAGCTATAAGGATGTAGCAAAAAAGGTACATGAATTGGAATATATACATTTTCCCAATACAATTGAGAAATTACTTTTGGATATCAATAGTAAAAGCTGA